AGAATCGTCCAGAATTACGTTTTCTAACACGATTTGCGGAGAATTCAATTCCGAAGTGAATAAAAAGATTAGGACTTTATGTAATCCTAATTTTTCCCAGTCCAAAAGTTTGGAAAGATCTAAAGAGGCTACGCCATTCTCTTTAGGGCAACATTCATTGGAAGAGGAGTTATTCTTTTGCGCGGAATTTTCGGACTTATGACAAGGTGGAACTTGGGAGGTTTCCTTTTGTTTTTCGAGATAGGACATACTCACCGGACAATTTCCGGTAAGATTATAAACGGACACACAAGCGATTTGTAGAAGAAATCCGATCGCTAATATGGAACCGATTGTCTTTTTAGATCCTAAACCCATGACCTTTCTTTATCTGACTCTACGAATTAGAGAAAAGTCAAGAAAAATCTATAGTTTCTGAAAGAATGGGTTACTCAAAATAATCGCAGTCGGATAGATTATTTGGACTCTTACATACAGATCAGTGGGTTTCATTTTGTAATATCCTTTGTTCTGGTAGGAAGTATGAGAAAGAATTTCAGAATTTTGTCCAATAAAGTCGACGCTGATTGGAGTATCTTCGAAACTAAAATGGATCTCGCTTTCCGAATTTAAACCTAAAGGACCTAATTTTGGCTCTTCTAAACTTCTTTCCATTTTGCGAACGCAAAGATAATTTCCTTCTTTTAAGGAACGAAGGACCTCTTTCTCATCCAAACTATCTGTATTTACAAGAAGATATCTCATCAAAGATTCCCCTTCTTGTTTGTATATTTCTGAACTTAGGTCCCGCCAATTCGGGATCCCGGAAGTTCTAACTCTTAAATATTCATCCCTAGGTAGATAATGTAGATCGTCAGAGGACATGCAGAAGGAAGGATGTTTTTCGCTCAGTAGTTTATCCCAGAATTTAGGAATATCTCCGAAAGGGCTCAAAACTTCTAATGCATCGTATTCTTTTAGTTGGGATAAAAGTTTTAAAGGAAAGGATTCGTTTAAGAGAGGGTGGTTAATTACTACAAATCCATTTTTAGATCGGAGTTTATCGATTACCCATTGTAGATTTTCAGGATCCGCATACAAAGGAAATAGATCATAACTTGCTTCTTCCAGACCTAAAACACTTAAATGCCTTTTTCTAAGATTGGTTCCCCATTCATATCCTTTGATCTGAGCAAGTTTTGGAGAATCGGGGTGAGTGATCCTTTCGTAATCGGTGAAGCCTAATATTTTGTAGCCATTAGCCGCATAGACCGTTTCTATCTCTTCCGGCGAATTCCTACCGGGGGTGAACCAGGTCCGATTCGTATGCAAATGAATTCCAGCCTTCTGGAGTTTGAGTTTGGTATTTCTTTTATATGGATTAGAATACTTTTCCCAATCGACAGAAGATCGAAAAGTATCCACTCTAAAAATTGCCCAAGTAAGCAGATTTCCGAGCAAAAGTATCCCGAAAAAGATAGAAACTAAGAAGATTATCTTGCTTCTTTTCATTCTATCGCTAGTACATAAATCAGGTTCTAAGCGAAAACTAGAATTCCATATTTGGAATGTTACAACTTGCATACGATTTCAAATTTAGATTGTTAGGATTCATCGATCTGTAACAGAGAAGATCCGAATTCTGGATGATTCTTCACTCACACTTAGAAGAACTCAATCTTAGAATGAAACCCTTCCCTCTTGTATTGGTCCTTCCTGCATATAATGAAGAACTTACCATAGAAAAAACCGTTTTGGAATTTTATAAAGAGATCCCGAATGCATATTTTGTGATCGTGGATAATAATTCCAAGGATAAGACCTCGGAAATTTCCAAAAAGGTTTTGGTGGAGCATTCCATATTTGGAGAAGTCCTTTTCGAACCGAGACAGGGAAAGGCGAATGCAGTTCGAACGGCATTCACTAAGATCGACGCGGAAATTTATATCATGTGTGATGCTGATCTGACCTACCCTGCATCAAAGATACATTCTATGATCCAAACCTTAAAGGAAAGAGATCTCGACATGGTTGTGGGAGATCGTTTGAGCGAGGGAGATTACGGAAGGGAGAATAAGAGAAGATTCCATTCTACTGGTAACAAACTTGTTCTTACACTAATTAATTTTCTATTCGGCACCAAGCTGAAAGATCCAATGAGTGGATATCGAGTATTCTCTCGTAGATTCGTTAAAAATTATCCGATCCTATCTTCCGGTTTCGAGATAGAGATAGAAATGACATTACACGCTTTAGATAAAAGGTTCAAATTGGAAGAGATCTCTGTTCCGTATAAAGATAGACCTGAAGGAAGTTTTTCCAAATTGAATACCATCCGGGATGGATACAAGGTAGTGAAAAACATATTATGGATCTTTAAAGATTATAAACCGATGCACTTTTTCGGATTTTTTTCCGCGGTCTCCGGTATACTATCCTTAGTCGCTGGAACTCCCCCAGTTCTGGATTATATCAAATATAGATATGTGTATCATGTTCCTTTGGCGGTGCTTGCTATGGGTTTAATGTTGTTTTCTTGGATCCAAATTGCGATCGGACTTGTCTTACACACGGTTTCTAAAATCCAAAGAACCAATTTTGAATTGAGATTGATCCAAGCCGAAATGGAAACTCCGATTTGGAGTCAAACAATGATTACCGCTGCTTCTCAACGATCCTCATATAGAGAAAAGAAGGTCGCGAGCGGAAGTAATTAAGTTTTCGTCGGAACTCCTACGCGGGTAAGGACCGCCCCCACCCTGAATCTTGGGTGGTGGGGAGTGGCCCGTGGGAGAACTCGCCTTTCCTATATCACAAAAAAGCCAATCATACAATCTAAATCT
The window above is part of the Leptospira licerasiae serovar Varillal str. VAR 010 genome. Proteins encoded here:
- a CDS encoding glycosyltransferase family 2 protein — translated: MKPFPLVLVLPAYNEELTIEKTVLEFYKEIPNAYFVIVDNNSKDKTSEISKKVLVEHSIFGEVLFEPRQGKANAVRTAFTKIDAEIYIMCDADLTYPASKIHSMIQTLKERDLDMVVGDRLSEGDYGRENKRRFHSTGNKLVLTLINFLFGTKLKDPMSGYRVFSRRFVKNYPILSSGFEIEIEMTLHALDKRFKLEEISVPYKDRPEGSFSKLNTIRDGYKVVKNILWIFKDYKPMHFFGFFSAVSGILSLVAGTPPVLDYIKYRYVYHVPLAVLAMGLMLFSWIQIAIGLVLHTVSKIQRTNFELRLIQAEMETPIWSQTMITAASQRSSYREKKVASGSN